The following proteins come from a genomic window of Macrobrachium rosenbergii isolate ZJJX-2024 chromosome 37, ASM4041242v1, whole genome shotgun sequence:
- the LOC136825103 gene encoding uncharacterized protein, translated as MEGNMSDFGSEDEDAEFALYAQLYFEPNDTNVDDIPKRNLCEISDRSKCPQIGVTEEQKKDYCEKDDGRTCDQVGEDLHKIPNNGSHLESVTDTLEGKLNIEGNGSSHQVSEVQQKIQNGLETKSKNLNSEGKPVASDQFNTSQQSTIGNIDGLVGFSNLPMRRRNPSICSVDSISGKVPLDNLYCNIFDSLDEEDELEGELSQSKTVKGLKKTKVVTGKRKKSLSLSDSSDEEDSRCRILKTLNSKKGKFGKTDVKKFGKDAKALEKMSIKRKGLDKRSIKKRKALEVVTIDSDTSENCRILPACQKPSQVVNEEDEIQLTGSQDKNAVPRGTQELHKERRYLQSARVVVVSTAEAYSHNSKSVSKADDHSVNSVSVLTVPSSSSSSSSSSSSDSDCVMYMKESPNLVMNFGKESNRKVKQKAADQSRQLTTYDYTKRRPATKKTPSCTKFTPEMASFYDSDESDYFDIEEIHDQQSGQRSDWKIISSDLYVTHKNRYYNREPRCTRCKQWGHTISNCSRVPHCHICSGTDHIRREHCPSNCCFRVGLCTLYINRVILILNDVDDNNDGTMLIMVIMLVTMIVIMMMMMMVTVIMIMVTMIMMMMMMVMMMMTVLWWR; from the exons ATGGAGGGTAACATGAGTGATTTTGGGAGTGAAGACGAAGATGCAGAATTTGCGCTCTATGCCCAATTGTATTTTGAGCCAAATGATACAAATGTGGATGACATTCCTAAAAGAAACTTGTGTGAAATAAGTGATAGAAGTAAATGCCCCCAAATAGGTGTGACTGAGGAGCAAAAGAAAGACTACTGTGAAAAAGATGATGGAAGGACTTGTGACCAGGTGGGTGAAGATCTGCATAAAATTCCAAATAATGGAAGTCACTTGGAAAGTGTGACAGACACTCTTGAAGGAAAATTGAACATAGAAGGCAATGGTAGTAGCCATCAAGTGAGTGAGGTTCAACAAAAGATTCAGAATGGCCTTGAAACAAAGTCCAAGAACTTAAACTCTGAAGGAAAACCTGTTGCTTCCGACCAGTTTAACACCTCCCAACAATCAACGATCGGTAACATTGATGGTCTTGTGGGGTTTTCAAATTTACCCATGAGGAGGAGAAATCCGAGCATCTGTAGTGTAGATAGCATATCAGGGAAAGTCCCTCTTGATAATTTATATTGTAACATCTTTGATTCCCTTGATGAAGAGGATGAACTTGAGGGAGAATTATCTCAAAGCAAAACAGTGAAGGGTTTGAAGAAAACAAAGGTGGttactggaaagaggaaaaagtcatTGAGTTTGAGTGATTCCAGCGATGAGGAAGATTCCAGATGCAGAATTTTAAAGACGCTAAACAGTAAGAAAGGGAAGTTTGGGAAAACAGATGTTAAGAAGTTTGGCAAGGATGCTAAAGCTCTAGAGAAGATGAGTATCAAGAGGAAAGGTCTAGATAAGAGGAGTATCAAGAAGAGGAAGGCACTGGAAGTAGTGACCATTGATAGTGATACAAGTGAGAACTGCAGAATTCTGCCAGCATGCCAAAAACCAAGTCAGGTTGTTAATGAGGAAGATGAAATACAGTTGACCGGATCACAGGACAAAAATGCTGTACCCCGAGGCACCCAGGAACTACACAAAGAAAGGAGATATCTACAATCTGCCAGAGTTGTAGTTGTTTCAACAGCAGAGGCATATTCACATAACTCCAAATCTGTTTCAAAAGCAGATGATCATTCAGTTAATTCTGTATCGGTCCTTACAGTACCATcttcttcatcatcgtcatcatcatcatcttcctctgaCAGTGACTGTGTTATGTATATGAAAGAAAGCCCAAATCTCGTTATGAACTTTGGCAAAGAAAGCAACCGCAAGGTGAAGCAGAAAGCTGCAGATCAGAGCAGACAATTGACAACGTATGATTATACCAAGAGAAGACCAGCGACCAAGAAGACCCCCTCTTGCACCAAATTCACACCAGAAATGGCAAGTTTTTACGATTCAGATGAGTCAGATTATTTTGACATAGAAGAAATTCATGACCAGCAGTCAG gccagaGGAGTGACTGGAAAATTATATCATCAGACTTGTATGTCACACATAAAAATCGTTATTACAACCGAGAGCCCAGATGCACACGCTGTAAGCAGTGGGGACATACTATATCCAATTGCTCCAGAGTTCCACATTGTCATATTTGCTCTGGGACAGATCACATTCGACGAGAACACTGTCCAAGTAATTGCTGTTTCAGGGTAggtttatgtacattatatataaatagggtCATTTTGATTTTA AATGACGTTGACGATAACAATGATGGAACGATGTTAATAATGGTGATTATGTTGGTGACGATGattgtgataatgatgatgatgatgatggtgacggtGATAATGATTATggtgacgatgataatgatgatgatgatgatggtaatgatgatgatgacggtgctGTGGTGGAGataa